In one window of Leptospira sp. GIMC2001 DNA:
- the mnmD gene encoding tRNA (5-methylaminomethyl-2-thiouridine)(34)-methyltransferase MnmD translates to MDAPFSKEFNDVYFSKDGAIAETEYVFLEGNQLQKRFSNPNEWDKHFFTIAETGFGTGLNFLLTTALWNKTSSTNNWLHYISVEGYPLTAKEIRKYLTNIFMNRNDLLDLLDGFLVEYNLLSPGFYRFQFPKYRVSLTILYGDVAETLPELEASVDTWYLDGFSPANNPAMWSQSLFQEIARLSAKGTTLSTYTSASFVRRGLGEVGFKITKQKGFGRKREMSIGIFDAIKFSDDASYKNYRKKYIHNPIIKSKPISKIPKIINIAGAGIAGASVSYALRLRGIPSKIWDPNGIANEASGNPAGIFYPYLTKYPTSHSKFSLQAFYYANQFLKKDVFRNAIISKGLEFKVEDPVKIDRYITSLDSHKLDERVAIKKHSSICFSEGGSISPRDFVLTLIGDSEIIQEKFESDSNTRTEDTESIYCISYKTSSLTRFEDLPLRKVRGQLTILDRKNPVIINAIPEIQNIDKPIASDSYITTTKNNQVLIGSTYDEFKTDRDWSENDEQKIFSEFQKILKIPDSSEFIELKQNRKKQIVNDLKEKKENIIQSELELNLDDRNQLESERKVGNQYLTGNHNKDSIDHELYRISHRCQSKDRLPVVGQIHDKWIYTGLGSRGLVYSMLGGEVLVSILLGEPLPIPRSVYKSIGAERFPNI, encoded by the coding sequence ATGGATGCTCCATTTTCCAAGGAATTCAACGATGTTTATTTTTCCAAGGATGGCGCAATCGCAGAAACGGAATATGTTTTCCTGGAAGGCAATCAACTTCAAAAAAGATTTTCCAACCCAAATGAATGGGATAAACATTTTTTTACAATAGCTGAGACCGGTTTCGGAACAGGCTTGAATTTCTTACTTACAACTGCTCTATGGAATAAAACAAGTTCAACCAATAATTGGCTTCATTATATCTCTGTCGAAGGATATCCACTCACTGCAAAAGAAATTCGAAAATACCTGACAAATATTTTTATGAATAGAAATGATCTATTGGATCTTCTAGATGGTTTCCTAGTTGAATACAATCTTTTATCACCTGGATTCTATCGGTTTCAGTTTCCAAAATATCGAGTAAGTTTGACGATTCTATATGGAGATGTAGCTGAGACATTACCAGAATTGGAGGCTTCAGTCGATACTTGGTATCTGGATGGATTCTCGCCAGCTAACAATCCTGCGATGTGGTCACAATCCTTATTTCAAGAAATTGCAAGACTATCAGCTAAGGGTACAACATTATCTACTTATACATCGGCTTCTTTTGTTCGTCGCGGTTTAGGTGAAGTTGGCTTTAAGATTACAAAACAAAAAGGCTTCGGACGCAAACGAGAAATGTCTATAGGAATTTTTGATGCAATAAAATTCAGCGATGATGCATCTTATAAAAATTATAGAAAAAAATATATCCACAACCCAATCATTAAATCCAAACCTATTTCTAAAATTCCCAAAATTATAAATATTGCGGGAGCAGGAATTGCAGGAGCCAGTGTAAGCTATGCACTTAGACTTCGTGGTATTCCATCAAAAATATGGGATCCAAATGGAATTGCTAATGAAGCCTCTGGAAATCCAGCGGGAATCTTCTACCCCTATTTGACGAAATATCCAACATCTCATTCCAAATTTTCACTTCAGGCATTTTATTATGCGAATCAATTTCTTAAGAAAGATGTTTTTAGAAATGCCATCATCAGTAAAGGGTTAGAATTCAAAGTTGAAGATCCAGTAAAAATTGATCGTTATATTACCTCATTAGATTCACATAAACTTGATGAACGAGTAGCAATAAAGAAACATTCATCTATCTGTTTTTCTGAAGGTGGAAGTATTTCTCCACGCGATTTCGTTCTAACCTTAATTGGAGATTCAGAAATCATCCAAGAAAAATTTGAAAGCGATTCTAATACAAGAACTGAAGATACAGAATCAATCTATTGTATATCCTATAAAACCAGTTCACTTACGCGATTTGAAGATCTACCTTTACGAAAAGTACGCGGTCAATTAACAATTTTAGATAGGAAAAACCCCGTAATCATAAACGCTATTCCTGAAATTCAAAATATTGATAAACCAATAGCCTCAGACAGCTATATTACCACAACAAAGAATAACCAAGTTCTAATTGGTTCTACCTATGATGAGTTCAAAACAGATCGGGATTGGTCAGAAAATGATGAACAAAAAATATTCAGTGAATTTCAGAAAATACTAAAAATTCCCGATAGTTCAGAATTTATTGAACTCAAACAAAATAGAAAAAAACAGATCGTAAACGATTTGAAAGAGAAAAAAGAAAATATCATACAGTCAGAATTAGAACTAAATCTTGATGACCGAAATCAATTAGAATCTGAACGCAAAGTAGGAAATCAATATCTCACAGGAAATCATAATAAAGATTCTATAGATCATGAGCTTTATAGAATTTCTCATCGATGTCAATCTAAGGATCGATTGCCTGTGGTTGGGCAAATTCATGATAAATGGATCTATACAGGTCTTGGGTCAAGAGGACTAGTATATTCAATGCTTGGTGGAGAAGTCTTAGTTAGCATTCTTTTGGGTGAACCACTTCCTATACCTAGGTCAGTTTATAAGTCTATTGGTGCAGAACGCTTTCCCAATATTTAA
- the lpxK gene encoding tetraacyldisaccharide 4'-kinase, whose translation MFLLKILLWPLSLIYQVIFYFDQKRKKPTKLNVTKTISVGNLSVGGTGKTPFTIHLSNLICNLLPDAKIAVLSRGYGGRSSIKGKLVKIDSDPKDSGDEPLLLKRNLPNCEIIVGRDRIRSFNIFSNIINYKSSFAILDDGFQHRQIHRDLDIVLIDSKRLLSNGFTIPAGHLREKWTALDRAHIVVFTKCRTDEFNHVSDSNFPIKESSQEQLKDILISKNNKKTSAMQKLESQIRSKFPKIKIFHSIEKLECLVSYDEHSKMITKPLESIESNRVFGFTGLANPDSFLQSIQKLKPSEFHSKIYPDHYSYPPSSINFLETMLFRNDLLICTEKDFVKFSLSDISKFGGKLFYMKMSSEIIENDQWVKYWESVLHQ comes from the coding sequence ATGTTTTTGCTCAAGATTCTACTTTGGCCCCTATCTCTGATCTATCAAGTGATTTTCTATTTTGATCAGAAAAGAAAAAAACCAACCAAGCTTAATGTAACCAAAACTATTAGCGTTGGGAATTTATCAGTCGGTGGAACGGGTAAAACTCCTTTTACAATTCATTTATCTAATCTGATTTGCAATTTATTGCCAGATGCAAAAATCGCTGTACTATCTAGGGGATATGGAGGGCGATCTTCGATAAAAGGAAAATTGGTAAAAATCGATTCTGATCCAAAAGATTCAGGCGACGAACCTTTGTTATTGAAAAGAAATTTACCAAATTGTGAGATAATTGTTGGACGAGATAGAATTCGATCTTTTAATATCTTTAGCAATATTATAAACTATAAATCTTCTTTTGCTATCCTAGATGATGGATTCCAACATAGGCAGATCCATAGAGATTTGGATATTGTTCTAATAGATTCTAAGCGCCTTCTTTCGAATGGATTTACAATACCTGCTGGACACCTTCGAGAAAAATGGACCGCATTGGATCGCGCGCATATTGTTGTTTTCACTAAATGTAGAACAGATGAATTTAATCATGTAAGCGATTCTAATTTCCCAATTAAAGAATCGTCTCAAGAACAACTTAAAGATATTTTAATAAGTAAGAATAATAAAAAAACTTCTGCAATGCAGAAACTAGAGAGTCAAATCCGAAGTAAATTTCCAAAGATCAAGATTTTTCATTCAATTGAGAAATTGGAATGTCTCGTGTCCTATGATGAGCATAGCAAAATGATTACAAAACCTTTAGAATCTATTGAATCGAATCGAGTTTTTGGATTTACTGGTCTTGCAAATCCTGATTCTTTTTTACAATCGATTCAAAAGTTAAAACCTTCTGAATTCCATTCGAAAATCTACCCAGACCACTATTCTTATCCTCCAAGTAGTATAAACTTTCTCGAAACTATGCTTTTCAGAAACGATCTTTTGATCTGTACCGAAAAAGATTTTGTTAAATTCTCATTATCCGATATTTCAAAGTTTGGTGGAAAACTTTTTTATATGAAAATGAGTTCAGAAATTATCGAAAATGATCAATGGGTTAAATATTGGGAAAGCGTTCTGCACCAATAG
- a CDS encoding multiheme c-type cytochrome — protein MNGKIKYFFLLVFLLNCDEKNPHSFDKGISPIFADRMQAQSKDCKTCHKEIYSDWEQSRHRVAFSNPLYKESHAREPLQWCENCHSPLVELGGDPDNAEHRLNPEDGVSCIVCHLREDKILVPKLPRKISEHKYRIAKGMDRSEFCGNCHQFNFPVGNGRVAHSQLKFSDMPMQNTYEDWSQSYFADRETCQDCHMAAEEGRKSHKFPGGHNKDYLRKSINFDFVKIFPKNESSQNREPNQEMRTSVDSDRTGIQIAITGHSIGHGFPTGDLFRRIVIRFLNEKNQEISRTELAYEYAPNPAFPKDPSVSYKILAKKNIIPYPILSPDSKFITFLDISVNQLKLIKKWEVSMQYISDQNRIGSNLKEDEIRMIFDSGEI, from the coding sequence TTGAATGGAAAAATTAAATATTTTTTTCTATTAGTTTTCCTTCTTAATTGTGATGAGAAGAATCCACATTCTTTTGATAAAGGGATAAGCCCTATTTTTGCAGATAGAATGCAGGCTCAATCCAAGGATTGTAAAACTTGTCATAAGGAAATTTATAGCGATTGGGAACAATCTCGGCATAGAGTCGCTTTCTCGAATCCATTGTATAAAGAGAGTCATGCAAGAGAACCTCTGCAGTGGTGTGAAAACTGTCATTCGCCTTTGGTAGAATTAGGCGGTGATCCAGATAATGCAGAACATAGACTCAATCCAGAAGACGGTGTCTCTTGTATAGTCTGTCATCTACGAGAAGACAAAATACTAGTTCCTAAATTACCGAGAAAAATCTCGGAACATAAATATCGTATCGCAAAGGGTATGGATCGTTCAGAATTTTGTGGCAACTGCCACCAATTCAATTTTCCAGTTGGAAACGGACGAGTCGCACATTCTCAGTTGAAGTTTAGCGATATGCCGATGCAGAATACCTACGAAGATTGGTCGCAGAGTTACTTCGCAGATCGAGAGACATGCCAAGACTGTCATATGGCTGCTGAAGAGGGTCGCAAGTCTCACAAATTTCCAGGTGGGCATAACAAGGATTATCTAAGAAAAAGTATAAATTTTGATTTTGTAAAGATATTTCCTAAAAATGAATCCTCACAGAATCGAGAACCGAATCAAGAAATGAGAACTTCAGTTGATTCCGATCGAACCGGCATCCAAATTGCTATTACTGGTCATAGCATAGGGCATGGCTTTCCTACAGGTGACTTATTTCGTAGGATTGTCATTCGATTTCTTAATGAAAAGAATCAAGAAATTTCAAGAACTGAACTTGCTTATGAATATGCTCCCAATCCAGCATTTCCAAAAGATCCATCAGTCTCTTATAAAATATTAGCAAAAAAGAATATTATACCTTACCCGATCCTTTCGCCCGATAGTAAATTTATTACATTTTTGGATATCAGTGTTAACCAATTGAAGCTAATCAAAAAATGGGAAGTGAGTATGCAGTATATAAGTGATCAGAATCGAATCGGATCTAATCTTAAAGAAGATGAGATCCGTATGATATTTGACTCAGGTGAAATATAA
- the hisE gene encoding phosphoribosyl-ATP diphosphatase — MEFLKTLESTLKKRKAELPDNSYTANLFRDGVDRILKKVGEESGEVLIAAKNPSQAELLHEIADLVFHLEVLLVEKGLSFSDVVAELEKRHS, encoded by the coding sequence ATGGAATTTTTAAAGACCCTCGAATCCACCCTAAAAAAAAGAAAGGCAGAATTGCCTGATAATTCCTATACTGCAAATTTGTTTAGAGACGGCGTTGACCGAATCCTAAAAAAAGTCGGAGAAGAATCTGGAGAAGTATTGATCGCAGCAAAGAACCCTTCCCAAGCGGAGTTGTTGCATGAGATCGCAGATCTTGTTTTCCACCTAGAAGTCCTTCTTGTGGAAAAAGGACTTTCTTTTAGTGACGTAGTCGCTGAATTAGAAAAAAGACATTCCTAA
- a CDS encoding thioredoxin family protein has translation MERFQKIYKLRSPFFFISTFLILISWLFLVSPISAKPIIWETSILKAMEKAKKENKPIFVELYADWCVYCKTLEKNIFPDPQVTQALSGYIPVRLNGEEYPNFMDRYNAVGFPTLLFLDKHSNFISKLPGMPTKDMVIREAKSALSKADMEEPLLSRWKENPLSIRNNFELGVFYFQNEDFNKSAQYFKTSAYSNAKEYPELKRQALYNLAMISLNTNRFKESVEIFSNYLVSYPNGPQLSSVYLHRGLSWKALKESDKAKKDLYRARTLSTEVEEKEFIQTQIDNF, from the coding sequence ATGGAAAGATTCCAAAAAATCTATAAGCTTAGATCTCCATTCTTTTTCATTTCGACTTTTCTTATCTTAATTTCTTGGTTATTCCTTGTATCCCCCATCTCCGCGAAACCGATTATTTGGGAGACATCCATTCTAAAAGCTATGGAAAAAGCAAAAAAGGAGAACAAGCCAATTTTTGTGGAACTTTATGCGGATTGGTGTGTGTATTGCAAAACGTTAGAAAAAAATATTTTCCCAGATCCGCAAGTAACCCAAGCTTTATCAGGTTATATTCCCGTAAGACTCAATGGTGAAGAGTATCCAAATTTTATGGATCGATACAATGCTGTTGGATTCCCTACACTTTTGTTTCTAGACAAGCACAGCAATTTCATTTCGAAACTACCCGGCATGCCAACCAAAGATATGGTAATCAGAGAAGCGAAATCAGCACTTAGCAAAGCAGATATGGAAGAACCTTTACTCAGTCGTTGGAAGGAGAATCCTTTATCAATAAGAAATAATTTTGAGTTGGGAGTTTTTTATTTCCAAAATGAAGATTTCAATAAATCAGCTCAGTATTTCAAAACATCAGCTTATTCGAATGCTAAAGAATATCCCGAACTCAAGAGACAAGCTTTGTACAACCTGGCTATGATTTCTCTGAATACCAACCGATTCAAAGAGTCTGTCGAAATATTTAGCAATTATCTAGTAAGTTATCCGAATGGACCGCAGCTATCTAGCGTCTATCTTCATCGCGGACTTTCTTGGAAAGCACTCAAGGAGTCAGACAAAGCGAAGAAAGACTTGTACCGAGCGCGAACACTCAGTACGGAAGTCGAAGAAAAAGAATTTATTCAAACTCAAATTGATAATTTCTAG
- a CDS encoding citrate/2-methylcitrate synthase: protein MNYKQAQLNVDGKLYEIPLITGTDGRQGLDISELYKKTGLISVDPGLFNTAMGHSKVSRRVPETGELFYRGYDIEELTMNSTFVETAYLLIYGDLPNKQELADFSRRLSKHSMIHEDMLNLFDGFPGKANPLAALSVMVTSLSSYYPDNYEENLDKGVDQVTRLLAKVRTIAAFTHRHSQGHPFVYPLDKLPYCTNFLHMLHTIQAEGEYNVPPEFDSVLNKLWILYGDHEQNVSATTVQIIGSTKANLFASIAAGIAAQWGSREGGRPVAAVELLEDILRVGMDAKSYFERFKTGEVPLHSNGFGQKAYDAISPRARVARKVFQEFYKNRKLDPIESLAVEIDSFIWDEDYFVKNNLYPNLEFYSGILFHTLGIPKELFTSMQVIGRLPGWMAHWRELRKIGETSKVRPRQIFVGDISRKYIPITSRI from the coding sequence ATGAATTACAAGCAAGCCCAACTCAATGTTGATGGCAAATTATACGAAATCCCTTTAATCACTGGAACTGATGGACGTCAAGGCTTAGATATCTCTGAGCTATATAAGAAGACTGGTCTTATCAGCGTAGATCCTGGACTTTTTAATACTGCCATGGGTCATTCCAAAGTATCACGTAGAGTTCCAGAGACTGGTGAGTTGTTCTATCGTGGCTATGATATAGAAGAACTGACAATGAATTCAACCTTTGTTGAGACGGCATACTTACTTATTTATGGGGATCTTCCCAACAAGCAAGAGTTAGCTGATTTCTCGAGAAGACTCTCTAAACATTCCATGATCCATGAGGATATGTTGAATCTTTTTGATGGTTTTCCAGGTAAAGCGAATCCACTTGCGGCTCTATCCGTGATGGTTACTTCTTTATCCAGTTACTATCCTGATAATTATGAAGAGAACCTCGATAAGGGTGTTGATCAGGTTACTCGCTTACTTGCAAAAGTGAGAACCATTGCCGCTTTTACCCATCGACATAGTCAAGGACATCCTTTCGTTTATCCATTAGATAAACTTCCTTATTGCACTAACTTTTTGCATATGCTGCATACGATTCAAGCAGAAGGTGAATACAATGTACCTCCCGAGTTTGATTCCGTTCTCAATAAATTATGGATATTGTACGGTGATCATGAACAAAATGTATCCGCTACAACGGTTCAGATAATTGGTTCAACCAAAGCGAATCTATTTGCATCCATCGCTGCGGGAATTGCTGCTCAATGGGGTTCTCGTGAAGGCGGAAGACCAGTAGCCGCTGTTGAATTATTGGAAGATATTTTAAGAGTAGGAATGGATGCGAAGTCTTATTTTGAGAGATTCAAGACAGGTGAAGTTCCATTGCATTCTAACGGTTTCGGTCAGAAAGCATATGATGCTATTAGTCCTCGAGCTCGTGTTGCGAGAAAGGTGTTTCAAGAGTTTTATAAGAATAGAAAGCTAGATCCTATCGAAAGTCTCGCTGTTGAGATTGATAGCTTTATCTGGGATGAAGATTATTTTGTGAAGAACAATCTGTATCCCAACTTGGAATTTTATAGTGGAATCCTTTTCCATACTTTAGGAATTCCGAAAGAGTTGTTCACGTCAATGCAAGTGATTGGTAGACTTCCTGGTTGGATGGCACATTGGAGAGAACTTCGCAAAATTGGTGAGACTAGTAAAGTTCGACCAAGGCAGATTTTTGTGGGTGATATTTCAAGAAAATACATTCCGATTACTAGCAGAATCTAG
- a CDS encoding STAS domain-containing protein gives MADDFKIRVDYEEGGALPILHISGEITSEADDEIMSSYNSIPENKRTRVIINFTETSYINSAGIATLISLITKASENSGKIEFAGLNAHFRKVMDIVGLTDFVIIHDTLQQALS, from the coding sequence ATGGCAGATGATTTTAAAATACGAGTGGATTACGAAGAAGGTGGAGCCCTTCCCATTCTGCATATCTCAGGTGAGATAACATCCGAAGCCGATGATGAGATCATGTCTTCTTACAATTCAATCCCCGAAAATAAAAGAACTAGAGTAATCATTAATTTCACAGAGACGAGCTATATCAACTCAGCTGGAATTGCTACACTAATAAGTTTAATTACCAAAGCATCAGAAAATTCTGGTAAAATTGAATTTGCCGGACTCAACGCACATTTCCGCAAGGTTATGGATATAGTCGGCCTTACTGATTTTGTTATTATACATGATACACTTCAACAAGCTCTAAGCTAA
- a CDS encoding c-type cytochrome, whose product MKTKISLTLLVIASSLMFLVACGDKPATQETASPAPTEVAALDADTQAGKEAYDMSCASCHGELGAGDGAAASALNPKPRNYKAPASEWKNGPTLAGVTKTLNEGIKGTSMVAYKHLGDETIGQIAKYVVYLNQN is encoded by the coding sequence ATGAAAACAAAAATTTCTCTAACTCTGTTAGTAATTGCATCCTCGCTCATGTTTCTAGTCGCATGTGGTGACAAGCCCGCAACACAAGAGACTGCAAGTCCAGCTCCTACTGAAGTTGCTGCATTGGATGCTGATACACAAGCTGGGAAAGAAGCTTATGATATGAGCTGTGCTTCTTGCCATGGAGAACTTGGTGCTGGTGATGGAGCTGCAGCGTCAGCACTCAACCCAAAACCAAGAAATTACAAAGCACCTGCAAGTGAGTGGAAAAATGGACCAACTTTAGCTGGAGTTACCAAGACTCTTAATGAAGGAATTAAGGGAACTTCTATGGTTGCTTACAAGCATTTAGGTGATGAAACGATTGGTCAGATCGCGAAATACGTTGTTTATCTGAACCAAAACTAA
- a CDS encoding TIGR01777 family oxidoreductase encodes MKIGISGGTGLVGKALTQAILERGDEVVIFTRNPEKATKESIFKSYDRNIVYKSSAFPKPDGLEGLDVMINLAGENLAGVRWTKSAIKRFYDSRVGHTQQIVQAMKLCQSPPKIFLSASAIGFYGSYPMRSERFSESSSMGDGILADLSFHWEEASKLAQDSGIRVINPRIGIVLDRKGGALGSLIPIFKSFAGGPLGSGKQGMSWIHIDDIVGGFLFLIDHKNLQGAFNLTAPNPVSNEDFSNELGKALHRPSAIWTPSFILNALFGEGAKVVTEGQMVYPDRLIENGYKFKFSNISHALESLL; translated from the coding sequence ATGAAAATAGGAATATCAGGCGGAACTGGCCTCGTCGGTAAGGCTCTCACTCAGGCAATTTTGGAACGCGGTGATGAAGTTGTAATTTTTACAAGAAATCCAGAGAAGGCAACCAAGGAATCCATATTCAAGTCTTACGATCGAAATATAGTCTATAAATCTTCTGCTTTTCCCAAACCTGATGGTTTAGAAGGACTAGACGTTATGATCAATCTCGCTGGGGAAAATTTAGCGGGAGTTCGTTGGACTAAGTCTGCGATCAAGCGTTTTTATGATTCTCGAGTTGGCCATACTCAGCAGATTGTTCAAGCAATGAAATTATGCCAATCTCCACCTAAGATTTTTTTGTCTGCGTCTGCAATCGGATTCTATGGATCGTATCCAATGAGAAGTGAACGATTTTCAGAATCATCCAGTATGGGAGATGGAATTCTTGCAGACCTAAGTTTTCATTGGGAAGAGGCAAGTAAGCTTGCTCAAGATTCGGGAATTCGAGTTATCAATCCGAGAATTGGAATTGTTTTAGATCGCAAAGGTGGAGCTCTAGGTTCATTGATTCCAATTTTTAAATCATTCGCAGGAGGTCCGTTAGGTTCTGGAAAGCAAGGAATGAGCTGGATTCATATAGATGATATAGTTGGTGGATTTCTTTTTTTGATAGATCATAAAAATTTGCAAGGAGCCTTCAATCTAACAGCTCCCAATCCTGTATCAAATGAAGATTTCTCTAATGAATTAGGAAAGGCTCTGCATCGTCCATCAGCTATTTGGACACCTAGTTTTATTCTGAACGCTCTTTTTGGAGAAGGTGCAAAAGTTGTAACAGAAGGTCAAATGGTCTATCCCGATAGATTGATTGAAAATGGATATAAATTCAAATTTTCGAATATTTCTCATGCTTTGGAAAGTCTTCTCTAA
- a CDS encoding FMN-binding negative transcriptional regulator: protein MYIPNHFKISDLAIIHRIIEENSFSTIVSSKMNDLEDANSSLSCIQATHSPLILNEDQTKLIGHFARPNPQWKSASEEEVLCIFAGPHCYISPSWYETDRSVPTWNYVSVHVYGILKIQNDPNLIIQSMKRLIEKYEASDSTYQWKNLDPEYLNGMVKGVVGFEIEILRMEGKAKLSQNHSKERVESVISNLEKSNLDMDKQIAQWMREIR from the coding sequence ATGTATATACCCAATCATTTTAAAATTTCGGATTTGGCAATCATTCATAGAATTATTGAAGAGAACTCATTTTCTACAATAGTATCATCTAAAATGAATGATTTGGAAGATGCAAATTCTTCCTTGAGCTGTATTCAAGCCACCCATTCACCATTGATTCTCAATGAAGATCAAACCAAATTAATCGGACATTTTGCACGGCCGAATCCACAATGGAAATCAGCAAGTGAAGAGGAAGTGCTCTGCATATTTGCCGGACCGCATTGTTATATATCCCCATCATGGTATGAAACCGATCGAAGTGTTCCAACCTGGAATTATGTTTCTGTGCATGTTTACGGAATTTTAAAAATTCAAAATGATCCGAATCTAATTATTCAATCCATGAAAAGACTGATTGAAAAATATGAAGCTTCGGATTCAACGTATCAATGGAAAAACTTAGATCCTGAATATTTGAATGGAATGGTGAAAGGAGTTGTAGGTTTTGAGATTGAAATTTTGAGAATGGAAGGAAAAGCGAAACTCAGTCAAAATCATTCCAAAGAAAGGGTTGAATCTGTAATTTCGAATTTAGAAAAATCCAATCTTGATATGGATAAGCAAATTGCTCAATGGATGCGTGAGATACGTTGA
- a CDS encoding zinc-binding dehydrogenase: protein MRAAILENGLRKVEIREKSIAGPTDTQVKIRIKACGVCGSDVHLIAHGTIKCRQYPRVPGHEASGVVEEIGQSVTKFKKGDRVVIAAGTSCGICKHCLAGHENLCKDIGVFGFDCDGSFAEFLIAEERYLYSLPDSIPFDQGAILADAVSTPYHAIRYRGNIQESDTVAIIGCGGLGIHGVAIARALTKSKLVAIDVDDGALENAVHYGADDVINLKNVKNPGKALKEVTKGVDLLVDFSGYMSNVEESLRAMNSNGRIVLVGIGRQPLKFLIPFILIEKMISVGGSYGSDRRAIPELIDLYTQGKINLSRSITSHHGLDEINDCIEALESRKGNPIRYIIDPSLD from the coding sequence ATGAGAGCTGCAATTTTAGAAAATGGGCTTCGTAAAGTTGAAATACGTGAGAAGTCCATTGCAGGCCCTACAGATACGCAAGTTAAGATTCGCATAAAGGCTTGTGGAGTCTGTGGCTCGGACGTTCATCTCATTGCTCATGGAACAATCAAATGTCGCCAATATCCTAGAGTTCCAGGACACGAAGCATCCGGTGTCGTTGAGGAAATTGGACAATCTGTAACCAAATTTAAGAAAGGCGATCGAGTCGTTATAGCTGCGGGAACTTCCTGTGGTATCTGTAAGCATTGTTTAGCTGGGCACGAAAATCTATGCAAAGATATTGGTGTATTTGGATTTGATTGCGATGGGAGTTTTGCAGAATTCTTAATTGCTGAAGAAAGATATTTATATTCTCTACCTGATTCAATACCTTTTGATCAAGGTGCTATTCTTGCTGATGCCGTATCTACTCCCTATCATGCGATTCGCTACCGTGGCAATATTCAAGAATCTGATACAGTGGCCATCATTGGCTGCGGTGGATTGGGAATTCATGGTGTGGCGATCGCACGAGCTCTCACGAAATCTAAGTTAGTCGCTATTGACGTTGATGATGGTGCGTTGGAGAATGCAGTACATTATGGTGCCGATGATGTAATCAATTTAAAGAATGTTAAGAATCCGGGTAAAGCCCTCAAGGAAGTCACAAAGGGCGTTGACCTTTTGGTTGATTTTTCTGGATATATGTCCAATGTTGAAGAGAGTCTTCGTGCTATGAATTCGAATGGCAGAATTGTGCTTGTTGGAATCGGAAGGCAGCCTTTAAAATTTTTAATTCCGTTCATTCTAATTGAGAAAATGATATCTGTTGGTGGATCATACGGTTCTGATAGGCGAGCTATACCAGAATTGATAGATCTATATACTCAAGGAAAAATCAATCTATCTAGATCGATCACATCGCATCACGGACTTGATGAGATCAACGATTGTATTGAAGCATTGGAATCAAGAAAGGGAAATCCAATTCGTTATATAATCGATCCTAGTTTGGATTGA
- a CDS encoding MaoC family dehydratase: MVKIEFDKLEVGQTIPSIPVPTITHAHLVRYAGASGDFNPIHNDPDFAKANGLDGTISHGMYVMAQIGRLCTAWVDQRQIRFFGVKFKAMTKPGETLVCEGTVKRKKEENGEKLVTLTVEAKNEAGEVKAGGDLIIVC; encoded by the coding sequence ATGGTAAAAATTGAATTTGATAAATTAGAAGTCGGGCAAACAATCCCATCTATTCCTGTTCCAACAATAACACATGCGCATTTAGTACGTTATGCGGGTGCAAGTGGCGATTTTAATCCCATTCATAATGATCCTGATTTTGCAAAAGCTAATGGTCTTGATGGAACCATATCGCATGGTATGTACGTTATGGCGCAAATCGGAAGATTGTGTACTGCTTGGGTAGATCAGAGACAGATTCGTTTCTTTGGTGTAAAATTCAAAGCAATGACCAAACCAGGTGAGACACTTGTTTGTGAAGGAACTGTAAAACGTAAAAAAGAAGAGAACGGTGAGAAACTTGTTACTCTTACGGTGGAAGCCAAAAACGAAGCTGGTGAAGTGAAAGCTGGTGGTGATTTAATCATCGTTTGTTGA